A section of the Candidatus Nitrosacidococcus sp. I8 genome encodes:
- a CDS encoding cupredoxin family protein — MTKKILFLILGALSFIVLNAEGHGDDDKHASHGEHSSSHGGEHSHESAAGKPGSPYKVNRIIKVTMNDSMRFVPDQITVKPNEIIRFSVKNDGKITHEMVIGTMDELKEHAEMMRQMPNMDHEDPNAVSVEAGKSGALIWQFNESGTVDFACLIPGHMEAGMKGQIKIAAE; from the coding sequence AAAAAATACTATTCTTAATACTAGGTGCATTATCTTTCATTGTATTAAATGCAGAAGGGCATGGAGATGATGATAAACATGCTAGCCACGGGGAGCATAGCAGTAGCCATGGTGGAGAGCATAGCCATGAATCAGCAGCGGGAAAACCTGGAAGTCCTTACAAGGTTAACCGAATCATTAAAGTAACTATGAATGATAGTATGCGTTTTGTACCTGATCAAATCACAGTAAAACCTAATGAAATTATTCGCTTTAGCGTGAAAAATGATGGAAAAATCACTCATGAAATGGTGATTGGCACTATGGATGAACTTAAAGAGCATGCAGAGATGATGCGTCAAATGCCCAATATGGACCATGAAGATCCCAATGCAGTTTCAGTTGAAGCAGGAAAGAGTGGTGCACTGATATGGCAATTTAATGAATCGGGTACTGTAGACTTTGCTTGTTTAATTCCAGGACATATGGAAGCAGGTATGAAAGGACAGATCAAAATAGCAGCTGAATAA
- a CDS encoding PepSY domain-containing protein: MKINKLFIISSLGLAMNFAQADVTNSIEKVMPNKGQATQIQQNHQNNTQEIEALFKKLDAAALANHPNATISDSSLKKKGSAYSYKTKLVDTQGVQWKIEINAADGTVVNEKSKAPKKKSKE; encoded by the coding sequence ATGAAAATAAATAAATTATTTATAATTTCTTCTTTAGGATTAGCTATGAATTTCGCCCAAGCCGATGTAACTAATTCTATTGAAAAAGTAATGCCAAATAAAGGGCAAGCAACACAAATTCAACAAAATCATCAGAATAATACTCAAGAGATTGAAGCTCTTTTTAAGAAGTTAGATGCAGCAGCTTTAGCAAATCATCCTAATGCAACTATAAGTGATTCTAGCTTAAAGAAGAAAGGGAGTGCTTATAGTTATAAAACTAAATTAGTGGATACTCAGGGAGTGCAGTGGAAAATTGAGATTAACGCCGCTGATGGTACTGTCGTTAATGAAAAATCTAAAGCCCCAAAAAAGAAATCAAAAGAATGA
- a CDS encoding nucleoside deaminase, translated as MNHQYFLTRTIDLARKNVEEGGRPFSTVIVCNGEIIAESPNKVAQTHDPTAHAEILAIREACIKLKTEHLIDCTIYILTSPCPMCLGALYYCSPKQVIYMTTREDYAPFYRDNRKYFELETFYDEYTKPIGQKRLPMIQEQSKEAIEIYRRWNELNKP; from the coding sequence GTGAATCATCAATATTTTTTAACTAGAACAATTGATCTTGCTAGAAAAAATGTGGAGGAGGGTGGGCGACCGTTTTCTACAGTCATTGTTTGCAATGGAGAAATTATTGCTGAAAGCCCAAATAAGGTAGCCCAAACTCATGATCCTACGGCTCATGCAGAGATATTGGCAATTCGAGAGGCTTGTATCAAGCTGAAAACAGAGCATTTAATTGATTGTACTATTTATATACTCACTAGCCCATGCCCTATGTGCCTTGGTGCACTTTACTACTGCAGCCCTAAACAGGTAATTTATATGACAACTCGGGAAGATTATGCTCCATTTTATCGAGATAATCGTAAATACTTTGAACTAGAAACCTTTTATGATGAGTATACTAAGCCTATAGGACAGAAAAGATTACCCATGATTCAAGAACAATCTAAAGAAGCAATTGAAATTTACAGACGTTGGAATGAGTTAAATAAACCTTAA
- a CDS encoding amidohydrolase family protein, producing MYDFDPEGKRLPIKIDGTSNGEFAPYEITDDQKKIKEEASKKASELAKHLGRTRRSFLKSACGAAATLFVMNKAHAYLGLTGGFFNVSAETITESELAEKTVNSPYLVMDMQTHCVEPSGNWATGKEGKIWIQTLTQVFDQAPKCLGKSAEQERFHCYSAQQLVKEVFLDSQTDIAVVSALWGAKGHNPTPTDYAAEVRNLIETLGDRNRALIHGGVLPNEAGALDFMDEQAGKYQIDAWKFYPQWGPNGVGFFLDDPKYGIPAIKKTIKLKKPIICVHKGLSLPGLEYKYSSPEDMGRIAKMFPQVTFITFHSGFENEVAEGPYNPSNPKGVDRLIKAHQESGFKPNQGNLYAELGSVWRHSMSHPNRAAHLMGKLLKYFGEDRICWGTDSIWYGSPQDQIQTFASFEISEEFQQKYGYPPLTKAAKEKIFANNALGIHGINSSRIKKLQQDKVKNFREQYALSPNPSFATFGPRTKEQYESLWKSRDGYPT from the coding sequence ATGTATGATTTTGACCCTGAAGGGAAGCGGCTACCTATAAAAATAGATGGCACCTCTAATGGTGAGTTTGCCCCCTATGAAATTACCGATGATCAGAAAAAAATCAAAGAAGAAGCTAGCAAAAAAGCTTCTGAATTAGCAAAGCACCTAGGTAGAACTAGGCGATCATTTTTAAAATCCGCCTGTGGGGCGGCAGCTACCTTATTTGTAATGAATAAAGCCCATGCTTATCTAGGCTTAACAGGTGGCTTTTTCAACGTATCTGCAGAAACAATTACTGAATCAGAGCTAGCAGAAAAAACAGTGAATAGCCCTTATTTAGTGATGGATATGCAAACCCATTGTGTAGAGCCTTCTGGAAATTGGGCAACAGGCAAAGAAGGGAAAATTTGGATTCAAACTCTAACTCAGGTCTTTGATCAAGCTCCTAAATGCTTAGGAAAATCAGCAGAACAAGAACGATTTCATTGCTATTCTGCCCAACAATTAGTTAAGGAAGTATTCTTAGATAGCCAAACCGATATTGCAGTAGTCTCTGCGCTATGGGGGGCAAAAGGTCATAATCCCACTCCTACGGACTATGCCGCTGAAGTAAGGAATCTTATTGAAACCCTTGGGGATCGTAATCGAGCATTAATCCATGGTGGTGTGCTACCCAATGAAGCCGGTGCTCTTGATTTTATGGATGAGCAGGCTGGAAAATATCAAATAGATGCATGGAAATTCTATCCCCAATGGGGACCTAATGGGGTAGGATTCTTCTTAGACGATCCAAAATACGGGATTCCAGCCATTAAGAAAACAATTAAACTAAAAAAACCGATTATCTGTGTTCATAAAGGGTTATCTCTACCGGGGCTTGAGTATAAATATTCTTCACCAGAAGATATGGGAAGAATCGCAAAAATGTTTCCTCAAGTAACCTTTATCACTTTTCATTCTGGATTTGAAAACGAAGTAGCTGAAGGTCCTTATAATCCTAGCAATCCAAAAGGCGTAGATCGCCTCATCAAAGCCCATCAAGAGAGCGGCTTTAAACCTAATCAAGGGAATTTATATGCAGAGCTAGGCAGCGTATGGCGTCATAGCATGTCCCATCCGAATCGAGCAGCTCATCTCATGGGGAAGTTACTAAAATATTTTGGAGAAGATCGGATTTGTTGGGGTACGGATAGTATTTGGTATGGTAGCCCACAGGATCAAATTCAAACTTTTGCTAGCTTTGAAATTTCAGAAGAATTTCAACAAAAATATGGCTATCCCCCATTAACAAAAGCAGCAAAAGAGAAAATCTTTGCAAACAATGCACTGGGAATCCACGGTATTAACTCTAGCCGCATCAAAAAATTACAGCAAGATAAAGTCAAAAATTTCCGAGAGCAGTATGCTCTTTCTCCTAACCCAAGTTTTGCTACTTTTGGTCCGAGAACTAAAGAGCAGTATGAATCTCTATGGAAAAGTAGAGACGGTTATCCTACCTAA
- a CDS encoding SDR family oxidoreductase, with product MSTLLITGANRGIGLEFVTQYIQVGWRVLACCRNPDKAETLNQLESKHHNLLSIYQLDISYFTEIEELAVDLFDEEIDVFINNAGIYPEGKLSSYDLSDDNWIAGFKINAMAPLKMAQLFAPQIAQGQQKKIINITSKMGSIADNTSGGSYLYRSSKAALNMITKSLAIDLAPQEIATAVLHPGWVQTEMGGAGALITTQKSVAGMRQVIEQLTLENSGKFYDYTGKEIPW from the coding sequence ATGTCCACATTATTAATTACCGGTGCTAACCGGGGAATTGGTCTAGAGTTTGTTACGCAATATATTCAAGTAGGTTGGAGAGTACTTGCCTGCTGTCGCAATCCAGATAAAGCAGAGACACTTAATCAACTTGAATCAAAACATCATAATTTATTGAGTATCTATCAACTAGATATTTCCTATTTTACGGAAATTGAAGAGCTAGCTGTGGATCTTTTTGATGAAGAAATTGATGTATTTATTAATAATGCCGGCATTTATCCTGAAGGCAAATTATCCTCCTATGATCTTTCCGATGATAACTGGATAGCAGGATTTAAAATTAACGCAATGGCTCCCCTTAAAATGGCACAGCTATTTGCTCCCCAAATTGCCCAAGGTCAGCAAAAGAAGATTATTAATATTACAAGTAAAATGGGTAGTATTGCAGATAATACTAGTGGCGGATCCTATCTTTATCGCTCTAGCAAAGCTGCTCTTAACATGATCACTAAAAGTCTTGCTATTGACTTAGCTCCTCAAGAAATAGCAACTGCGGTGCTTCATCCCGGCTGGGTACAAACTGAAATGGGAGGAGCTGGTGCTTTAATTACTACCCAAAAAAGTGTAGCAGGAATGCGTCAAGTCATTGAGCAGCTTACGCTAGAAAATAGCGGAAAATTTTATGACTACACGGGGAAAGAAATTCCTTGGTAG
- a CDS encoding MFS transporter has translation MTSTPINPLGRVLFASMVGTTIEFFDFYIYATAAVLVFPKLFFPASDPTSGVLQSLATFALAFFARPLGSGLFGHFGDRVGRKATLVAALLTMGICTVLIGMLPTYEQIGIFSPLLLALCRFGQGLGLGGEWGGAVLLATEHAPLGKRAWYGMFPQLGAPVGFIAASGIFLILSALLTDNQFFSWGWRIPFIASAGLVIIGLWVRLKITETPVFQKTLDEEGRVQVPMVSVFQHHTRALVLGTIISLATFVLFYLVTVFALTWGTTQLGYSREQFLFMQIVAVIFFGATIPLSALHADKHGRRHALLWISGIIAIFGMLFAPLFSAGVWGVLLGLVIGLSLMGYTYGPLGTVLSELYPTHVRYTGTSLSFNLSGIFGASLAPYIATWLATHYGLQFVGYYLSIAAFLSFIAVLMIGETKDMDLA, from the coding sequence ATGACAAGTACGCCTATTAATCCATTAGGTCGGGTGCTTTTTGCAAGTATGGTAGGCACCACCATCGAATTTTTTGATTTTTATATTTATGCTACTGCTGCAGTGCTGGTTTTTCCTAAGTTATTTTTTCCTGCTTCAGATCCTACATCAGGAGTATTACAATCTTTAGCCACTTTTGCTTTAGCATTCTTTGCTCGACCTTTAGGTTCTGGATTATTTGGTCATTTTGGCGATCGGGTAGGTCGTAAGGCTACCTTGGTAGCTGCTCTACTTACTATGGGTATATGTACTGTGTTAATAGGTATGTTACCTACTTATGAACAAATTGGAATTTTCTCACCCCTATTGCTTGCTCTATGCCGTTTTGGCCAAGGACTAGGGCTAGGTGGGGAATGGGGCGGTGCTGTATTATTAGCCACTGAGCATGCTCCCTTAGGTAAGAGAGCTTGGTACGGCATGTTTCCCCAATTAGGAGCACCTGTTGGTTTTATTGCGGCTAGTGGTATTTTTTTAATTTTATCTGCCTTATTAACCGATAATCAATTTTTTAGTTGGGGTTGGCGCATTCCTTTTATTGCCAGTGCTGGATTAGTCATTATTGGTTTATGGGTTCGATTAAAAATTACTGAAACCCCTGTATTTCAAAAAACTCTAGATGAAGAAGGACGGGTACAAGTGCCTATGGTTTCTGTGTTTCAACATCATACCCGTGCTTTAGTTCTAGGTACGATCATTTCACTGGCAACTTTTGTTTTATTTTATTTAGTCACTGTATTTGCTTTAACTTGGGGTACTACTCAGCTAGGATACTCTCGAGAACAATTTTTGTTTATGCAGATTGTTGCAGTGATATTTTTTGGAGCCACTATCCCTCTTTCAGCACTCCATGCAGATAAACATGGTCGGCGCCATGCTCTTTTATGGATTAGTGGAATTATTGCTATCTTCGGCATGTTATTTGCTCCTTTATTCTCAGCAGGCGTATGGGGTGTATTATTAGGGTTAGTAATTGGTCTCTCTTTGATGGGCTATACTTATGGTCCACTAGGAACTGTACTCTCTGAGCTTTATCCCACTCATGTACGCTATACGGGTACCTCCCTTAGTTTTAATTTGTCTGGAATTTTTGGTGCTTCTTTGGCTCCCTATATTGCTACTTGGCTTGCTACTCACTATGGTCTTCAGTTTGTAGGATATTATTTAAGTATTGCAGCATTCCTAAGTTTTATTGCTGTTTTAATGATTGGAGAGACCAAAGATATGGATTTAGCTTGA
- a CDS encoding sensor histidine kinase: MISMKRQLGIGLFISLFIPGALMGEIAIWWLDQRQRTSLITSLHSETINILAALNHLPESKKIYLNQQAINPIYHRPFSGHYFIISLKDTYWRSRSLWDFQLKELEKDGLSIDLILGPQRQKLLRYQAHYQIANQPITIVVALDYAPQLEDFTYIKARGILLWIFILVFLALLQQWLIRRGLTPLHLVHQQLAQFRDGQRTMLDTDVVEELKPLVNEVNRLQDYTERQLRRSRHAVGDLSHGLKTPLSVVKNQCQTQLQNIDPDLAKNMSEQIQQMESSIKRALGRARIAAEFAPKNRFIPTEDVPLLLRTLRQAYDHGLELKIERGLPNKSLPFDRDDMLELLGNLLDNACKWADRLVCLTLESQSKGLMITVTDDGPGIDPIYQKTMLERGTRLDQQVPGQGFGLGIVNDLVEAYEGELFLNNKSEGGLQVRVFLPLPSLRKTTSS, encoded by the coding sequence ATGATTTCCATGAAACGCCAGCTAGGAATTGGCTTATTTATTAGCCTATTTATTCCTGGGGCACTCATGGGGGAAATAGCAATTTGGTGGCTAGATCAAAGACAACGTACCTCATTAATAACTAGTTTACATAGTGAAACTATCAATATTTTAGCTGCTTTAAACCACCTACCTGAAAGTAAAAAAATTTATTTAAACCAGCAAGCAATTAACCCTATCTATCATCGCCCCTTTTCTGGCCATTACTTCATTATATCTTTAAAAGATACTTATTGGCGTTCTCGCTCTTTATGGGATTTTCAACTAAAGGAACTTGAAAAAGATGGACTGAGTATTGATTTAATACTTGGTCCTCAAAGGCAGAAATTACTTCGCTACCAAGCCCATTATCAAATTGCCAATCAGCCTATTACTATTGTTGTTGCTTTGGATTATGCCCCTCAACTGGAGGATTTTACCTATATTAAAGCCCGTGGTATTTTACTTTGGATTTTTATTCTTGTATTTTTAGCATTGCTTCAGCAGTGGCTTATTCGCCGTGGCTTAACCCCTCTTCATCTTGTCCATCAACAGTTGGCACAATTTCGAGATGGGCAACGTACTATGTTAGATACTGATGTAGTAGAAGAATTAAAACCTTTGGTAAACGAGGTTAACCGATTACAAGATTATACGGAAAGACAGCTACGCCGATCCCGGCATGCTGTAGGCGACTTAAGTCATGGGTTAAAAACCCCCTTATCAGTAGTAAAAAATCAATGCCAAACTCAGTTACAAAATATTGATCCAGATCTTGCAAAAAATATGAGCGAACAAATCCAGCAAATGGAGTCTAGTATTAAACGTGCATTAGGTCGAGCGAGGATTGCCGCAGAATTTGCTCCAAAAAATCGATTTATCCCTACTGAAGATGTTCCTTTGCTGCTTCGCACTTTACGACAAGCCTATGATCATGGACTAGAGTTAAAAATAGAGAGAGGATTGCCCAATAAATCCCTTCCTTTCGATCGGGATGATATGTTGGAGTTACTAGGCAACTTACTAGATAATGCCTGTAAATGGGCGGATCGATTAGTATGCCTTACTTTAGAGAGTCAATCTAAGGGACTAATGATTACAGTAACCGATGATGGTCCTGGAATTGATCCGATATATCAAAAAACCATGCTTGAAAGAGGCACTCGCTTAGATCAGCAAGTACCTGGACAAGGGTTTGGCTTGGGAATTGTGAATGATTTAGTAGAAGCCTATGAGGGAGAGCTATTTTTAAATAATAAATCTGAAGGTGGCTTACAAGTTCGTGTTTTTTTACCGCTACCTAGTTTAAGAAAAACAACATCAAGCTAA
- a CDS encoding PepSY domain-containing protein has translation MMIRNHSIKWGVVLAALLFSVSWSLRADLGHNEALRLRQEGKILSFEKILGAALKRYPGALLLESDLEQRKKDIFIYELEILTTSGVVRELKINANDGQIIKDQVDD, from the coding sequence ATGATGATTCGAAATCATTCTATAAAATGGGGGGTAGTGTTAGCTGCTCTCCTTTTTTCTGTCTCATGGAGTTTAAGAGCAGACCTAGGCCATAATGAGGCTCTTCGCTTGCGCCAAGAAGGAAAAATATTATCTTTTGAAAAAATTTTAGGAGCTGCTTTAAAACGCTACCCAGGGGCACTATTGCTAGAATCAGATCTAGAGCAGAGAAAAAAAGATATTTTCATTTATGAGCTAGAGATTCTTACTACCTCAGGTGTAGTACGGGAGCTTAAAATTAATGCAAATGATGGGCAAATTATTAAAGATCAAGTAGATGACTAA
- a CDS encoding response regulator transcription factor translates to MRLLLVEDNVALADQLLPLFKGHGYAIDWLVDGRDAVIAPHDSSFDLAILDLGLPGLGGLKVLEHWRSVGFTLPVLILTARDSWAERLEGLRAGADDYLSKPFHPDELLLRVQAVLRRSHGTVNNPRLEAGELALDESRRSVWQAGKEYELTRGEFRLLRCFMLNPGRVLSRMQLNDHLYNGENERDSNVLEVHVSRLRRKLGEQIIETRRGQGYCFLG, encoded by the coding sequence ATGCGACTATTATTAGTAGAAGATAATGTAGCACTGGCAGATCAACTACTACCACTATTTAAAGGTCATGGTTACGCCATTGATTGGCTAGTCGATGGTCGAGATGCAGTAATTGCACCCCATGATAGCTCTTTTGATTTAGCTATTCTTGATTTAGGACTACCCGGCTTAGGTGGGCTAAAAGTATTAGAGCATTGGCGATCAGTGGGGTTTACTTTACCGGTACTCATTTTAACTGCTCGAGATTCTTGGGCGGAACGCTTGGAAGGGTTACGAGCAGGTGCTGATGATTATTTAAGTAAACCTTTTCATCCTGATGAATTATTACTTCGGGTACAAGCAGTGCTACGCCGTAGCCATGGTACCGTGAATAACCCACGACTTGAAGCAGGAGAACTAGCCTTAGACGAGTCACGTCGGAGCGTTTGGCAGGCAGGAAAAGAATATGAACTCACTCGCGGCGAATTTCGTCTATTGCGTTGTTTTATGCTAAATCCAGGTAGGGTATTAAGCCGTATGCAGCTCAATGACCATCTATACAATGGAGAAAATGAGCGGGATAGCAATGTGTTAGAAGTTCATGTAAGCCGTTTACGTCGCAAGTTAGGAGAGCAAATTATAGAAACACGCCGGGGCCAAGGTTACTGCTTTTTAGGATAA
- the pcnB gene encoding polynucleotide adenylyltransferase PcnB has protein sequence MINSPTIISQSKHGIPRECISDPAHKVLEHLNRSGFNAYLVGGCVRDLLLGYKPKDFDVATDATPEQVRELFPNSRLIGRRFRLAHVRFKRNIIEVSTFRAPPSEKLLDHNGRIVDDNIYGTLEQDAWRRDFSINALYYDIRTDSVIDYTGGITDLEKHQIRLIGNPTTRYQEDPVRMLRAVRFMCKLGFDLHPESKEAIYQFASTLQNIPPARLFEEVIKLFLSGYAIQAFSLLRHFGLFQWLFPETETYLIQGDRFSQSFLEQALINTDNRVLEEKPVTAAFLFAVFLWVPIKKLIDQYPDSKKIGELIRKSVETVSINQSRHITLPRRVSLPMKEIWYLQPRFKYQQGIRAVRLLQHPRFRAAYDFLLLRNQADEIPNEQDTNLCRWWDKVQSLEEKERLNYLNPKRSRSNRSKTKKIKPKLNQLVSVDG, from the coding sequence ATTATAAATTCTCCAACAATCATTTCTCAATCTAAGCATGGCATTCCCCGTGAGTGTATCAGTGATCCTGCTCATAAGGTTTTAGAGCATCTAAATAGATCAGGCTTTAATGCCTACCTAGTTGGAGGATGCGTACGGGATTTATTATTAGGTTATAAACCTAAAGATTTTGATGTAGCTACTGATGCTACTCCTGAGCAGGTTCGTGAACTATTCCCTAATAGTCGATTGATTGGGCGTAGATTTCGTCTTGCCCATGTACGATTTAAGCGAAATATTATTGAGGTATCTACCTTCCGAGCTCCACCCTCAGAAAAATTGTTAGATCATAATGGGCGAATTGTAGACGATAATATTTACGGTACTCTAGAACAGGATGCTTGGCGACGGGATTTTTCTATTAATGCACTTTATTATGATATTAGAACTGATTCAGTAATTGACTATACAGGTGGCATAACAGATTTAGAAAAGCACCAGATTCGCTTAATCGGCAATCCGACAACCCGCTATCAGGAGGATCCGGTACGGATGCTACGGGCAGTACGATTTATGTGTAAACTGGGGTTTGATCTTCATCCTGAGAGTAAAGAGGCTATATATCAATTTGCATCTACTTTGCAGAATATTCCTCCAGCACGACTATTTGAAGAGGTGATTAAGCTATTTTTAAGTGGCTATGCGATACAAGCCTTTAGCTTGCTTCGTCACTTTGGGTTATTTCAATGGCTATTTCCAGAAACGGAAACATATTTGATACAAGGAGATAGGTTCTCTCAATCTTTCTTAGAACAAGCTCTTATTAACACAGATAACCGAGTCTTAGAAGAAAAACCAGTAACTGCTGCCTTTTTATTTGCTGTTTTTTTATGGGTGCCAATTAAAAAATTAATTGATCAATACCCAGATTCTAAAAAAATTGGGGAACTCATTAGAAAATCAGTAGAAACTGTTTCTATTAATCAATCTCGTCATATTACATTACCACGACGTGTTTCCTTGCCTATGAAAGAAATATGGTATTTACAACCTCGGTTTAAATACCAACAAGGTATACGAGCAGTACGTTTATTACAACACCCTCGGTTTCGAGCTGCTTATGATTTTTTACTGCTTCGCAATCAAGCCGATGAAATTCCTAATGAGCAAGACACAAACTTATGCCGGTGGTGGGACAAAGTCCAGAGTCTGGAAGAAAAAGAGCGGTTAAATTATTTAAATCCTAAAAGAAGCAGATCCAATCGTAGTAAAACTAAAAAAATTAAACCTAAATTAAATCAGCTAGTAAGTGTAGATGGCTAG